In the genome of Pseudomonas sp. LBUM920, one region contains:
- a CDS encoding HupE/UreJ family protein produces MGLNKLLATAALLLTPALAFAHPGHGDNGLVAGISHPLGGIDHLLAMVAVGLWAAQQKGNARWALPCAFVGTMLIGGLLGFEGLELPALESGIAASVLALGLAVALAVRPPLFVAVAATALFALFHGVAHGLELPDMSSPWAYAAGFVGATAVLHAAGYAVVRFLPAAAAPLVRVAGAASAATGVWLLAG; encoded by the coding sequence ATGGGTCTCAACAAACTTCTCGCGACCGCAGCCTTGCTGCTCACCCCGGCCCTCGCCTTCGCTCACCCCGGGCATGGTGATAACGGGCTGGTAGCCGGCATCAGCCACCCACTGGGCGGCATCGATCACTTACTGGCCATGGTCGCCGTCGGCCTCTGGGCGGCGCAGCAAAAAGGCAACGCACGCTGGGCGCTGCCTTGCGCCTTTGTCGGCACCATGCTGATTGGCGGCCTGCTGGGCTTTGAAGGCCTGGAACTGCCGGCACTGGAAAGCGGGATCGCGGCCTCGGTGCTGGCGCTGGGCCTGGCCGTGGCGCTGGCGGTGCGGCCGCCACTGTTCGTCGCGGTGGCTGCCACGGCGTTGTTTGCACTGTTCCATGGCGTGGCGCATGGCTTGGAGCTGCCGGACATGTCCAGCCCTTGGGCGTATGCGGCCGGTTTCGTCGGCGCGACGGCGGTGTTGCACGCGGCCGGGTATGCGGTGGTGCGTTTTCTGCCGGCGGCGGCTGCGCCGTTGGTGCGGGTGGCCGGGGCGGCTTCGGCGGCGACGGGGGTTTGGTTGCTGGCGGGCTGA
- the ureG gene encoding urease accessory protein UreG: protein MNTQPLRVGIGGPVGSGKTALTLALCLALRDRYNLAVVTNDIYTREDADFLVRNQALAPERIIGVETGGCPHTAIREDASINLEAVDQLNRRFPGLDLILVESGGDNLSATFSPELSDLTIYVIDVSAGDKLPRKGGPGICKSDLLVINKIDLAPLVGASLELMNSDTQRMRNGKPFVFSNQKTGVGLDEIVAFIERQGLLTAA from the coding sequence ATGAACACACAACCCTTGCGTGTCGGCATCGGCGGCCCGGTGGGCTCCGGCAAGACGGCCCTGACCCTTGCGCTCTGCCTTGCGCTGCGCGATCGCTACAACCTGGCCGTGGTGACCAACGACATCTACACCCGCGAAGACGCCGACTTCCTGGTGCGCAACCAGGCCCTGGCGCCGGAGCGCATCATCGGCGTGGAAACCGGCGGCTGCCCGCACACCGCGATTCGTGAAGATGCCTCGATCAACCTCGAAGCAGTGGACCAGCTCAATCGCCGCTTCCCCGGCCTGGACCTGATTCTGGTGGAGTCCGGCGGCGACAACCTGTCGGCCACCTTCAGCCCTGAACTGTCAGACCTGACTATCTACGTGATCGATGTGTCGGCCGGCGACAAGCTGCCGCGCAAGGGCGGGCCCGGTATTTGCAAATCCGACCTGCTGGTCATCAACAAGATCGACCTGGCGCCGCTGGTGGGCGCCTCGCTGGAATTGATGAACAGCGACACTCAGCGGATGCGCAACGGCAAGCCCTTCGTGTTCAGCAACCAGAAAACCGGCGTCGGCCTGGATGAAATCGTCGCCTTTATCGAACGTCAGGGCTTGCTGACCGCAGCCTGA
- a CDS encoding cation diffusion facilitator family transporter: MSNRGEQALLKQSTILMFAVAIAGIVTGVISGAQSILFDGFFSLIATAIKVLMLITAKLIAKKSNERFQFGYWHLEPMVLLIEGSFLLLIAIYAFLNGVFGIINGGREIELGLVIVYAAVFTVVEFAYFFYVRYRNRKLKSSLIQFDNISWLVDAMLSVGLLISFLAALLLKSQGYDEWAVYVDPLILILLALSMLAPAFKILRPALREVLGIAPDHLDDKVREVMDAALAKHGFDDYESYVQKHGRARFIEIHVVLPADYPVDNVATLDALREEISTALGTPDAARWLTISFTGDRKWIA; encoded by the coding sequence GTGAGCAACCGAGGTGAGCAGGCACTGCTCAAACAATCGACGATCCTGATGTTCGCGGTAGCGATCGCCGGGATTGTCACGGGTGTGATATCTGGCGCCCAATCCATTCTGTTCGACGGCTTTTTCTCGCTGATCGCCACCGCCATCAAGGTGTTGATGCTGATCACGGCCAAGCTGATCGCCAAAAAAAGCAACGAGCGTTTCCAGTTTGGCTATTGGCACCTGGAGCCGATGGTATTGCTGATTGAAGGCAGCTTTTTGCTGCTGATTGCCATCTACGCGTTTCTCAACGGCGTGTTCGGCATTATCAATGGCGGGCGCGAGATCGAGTTGGGCCTGGTGATTGTCTATGCGGCGGTGTTTACCGTCGTCGAATTCGCCTACTTCTTCTACGTGCGCTACCGCAATCGCAAGCTGAAATCTTCGCTGATCCAGTTCGACAACATCAGTTGGCTGGTGGACGCGATGCTTTCGGTGGGCTTGCTGATCAGCTTTCTCGCCGCGCTGTTGCTCAAGTCTCAGGGGTATGACGAGTGGGCGGTGTATGTCGACCCGCTGATCTTGATCCTGTTGGCCCTGAGCATGCTGGCGCCGGCGTTCAAGATCTTGCGCCCGGCCTTGCGCGAAGTGCTGGGGATTGCCCCCGATCACTTGGACGACAAGGTGCGCGAAGTGATGGATGCGGCGCTAGCCAAGCATGGTTTCGATGACTACGAGTCCTACGTGCAAAAACACGGGCGGGCGCGGTTTATCGAGATTCATGTGGTGCTGCCGGCGGATTACCCGGTGGACAATGTCGCGACCCTCGACGCGCTGCGCGAAGAGATATCCACAGCGCTGGGCACGCCGGATGCGGCGCGGTGGCTGACGATCAGCTTTACCGGGGATCGCAAGTGGATTGCCTAA
- a CDS encoding AsmA family protein, translating into MTRTRKIVAWSCASFVLLIAVVVLVLVFFDWNRIKPPINAKVSEELHRPFAINGNLAVVWAREPDEGGWRAWVPWPHVIAEDLTLGNPDWSKKPQMVTLKRVELRISPLALLAQRVVIPRIDLTEPSADLQRLADGRANWTFKFDPKDPNAEPSSWVVDIGAIGFDKGHVTLDDQTLKSQLDVIIDPLGKPIPFGEIVGDADAKKALEKGSAPQDYAFGLKVKGQYHGQKLEGTGKIGGLLALQDAAKPFPLQAQVKIADTSIALAGTLTDPLNLGALDLRLKLAGSSLGNLYPLTGVTLPDSPAYSTDGHLIAKLHETSGASFRYENFNGKIGDSDIHGNLAYVASQPRPKLSGALVSNQLLMADLAPLIGADSNAKQKARGGESKQPATKVLPVEEFRTERWREMDADVEFTGKRIVHSAELPFTDLYTHLVLNDGELSLEPLRFGVAGGKLDAQIRLNSRTVPMEGRAKLTARNFKLKQLFPTFEPMKTSFGELNGDADISGRGNSVAALLGTSNGDLKMLINDGAISRGLMEIAGLNVGNYVVGRLFGDKEVKINCAAADFGIKTGLATTRLFVFDTENAIIYIDGTANMATEQLDLTITPESKGFRLFSLRSPLYVNGPFIKPNAGVKAIPLALRGAGMVALGVIAGPAAGLLALVAPSGDEPNQCAPLLQQMKEGKAPKTVK; encoded by the coding sequence ATGACGCGCACTCGTAAAATCGTCGCTTGGAGCTGCGCCAGCTTCGTTCTGTTAATCGCCGTGGTGGTCTTGGTGCTGGTGTTCTTTGACTGGAACCGCATAAAACCGCCGATCAATGCCAAGGTCTCCGAAGAACTGCATCGCCCCTTTGCCATCAATGGCAACCTGGCGGTGGTGTGGGCGCGTGAGCCTGACGAAGGCGGCTGGCGTGCCTGGGTGCCGTGGCCGCACGTGATTGCCGAAGACCTGACGCTGGGTAACCCGGACTGGTCGAAAAAACCGCAGATGGTCACGCTCAAACGTGTGGAACTGCGCATTTCACCGCTGGCGCTGCTGGCGCAGCGTGTCGTGATTCCACGTATCGACCTCACCGAGCCGAGTGCCGACCTGCAGCGCCTGGCCGACGGTCGCGCCAACTGGACCTTCAAGTTCGATCCCAAAGACCCCAACGCCGAGCCGTCCAGCTGGGTGGTGGACATCGGTGCCATCGGCTTCGACAAGGGCCACGTGACCCTGGACGACCAGACGCTCAAGAGTCAGTTGGACGTCATCATTGACCCGCTGGGTAAACCAATTCCCTTCGGCGAGATCGTCGGCGACGCCGATGCCAAGAAGGCCCTGGAAAAAGGTTCGGCGCCTCAGGACTACGCGTTTGGCCTCAAGGTCAAAGGCCAGTACCACGGCCAGAAACTCGAGGGCACGGGCAAGATCGGCGGCCTGCTCGCCTTGCAGGACGCGGCCAAGCCGTTCCCGCTGCAAGCCCAGGTGAAAATCGCCGACACCAGCATCGCGCTGGCCGGCACCCTGACCGACCCGCTGAACCTTGGCGCCCTGGACCTGCGCCTGAAACTCGCCGGCAGCAGCCTGGGCAATCTGTACCCACTGACCGGCGTGACGCTGCCAGACTCGCCGGCCTATTCCACTGACGGCCACCTGATCGCCAAACTGCATGAAACCAGCGGCGCGTCATTCCGCTACGAGAACTTCAACGGCAAGATCGGCGACAGCGACATCCATGGCAACCTGGCTTACGTCGCCAGCCAGCCACGGCCCAAACTCAGTGGCGCGCTGGTTTCCAACCAACTGCTGATGGCGGACCTTGCGCCCTTGATCGGCGCCGACTCCAACGCCAAGCAAAAAGCCCGCGGTGGTGAAAGCAAGCAACCGGCGACCAAAGTGCTGCCGGTGGAAGAGTTCCGCACCGAGCGCTGGCGCGAGATGGACGCCGACGTAGAGTTCACCGGCAAGCGCATCGTGCACAGCGCCGAATTACCGTTCACCGACCTCTACACCCACTTGGTGCTCAATGACGGCGAACTCAGCCTGGAACCGCTGCGTTTCGGCGTCGCCGGCGGCAAGCTGGATGCGCAGATTCGCTTGAACAGCCGCACCGTGCCGATGGAAGGTCGCGCCAAACTCACGGCGCGTAACTTCAAGCTCAAGCAGCTGTTCCCAACCTTCGAGCCAATGAAAACCAGCTTCGGTGAACTCAACGGCGACGCGGACATTTCCGGGCGCGGCAATTCCGTGGCGGCGCTGCTGGGCACGTCCAACGGCGACCTGAAAATGCTCATCAACGATGGCGCGATCAGCCGTGGGCTGATGGAAATTGCCGGGCTCAACGTAGGCAACTACGTGGTGGGCCGCTTGTTTGGCGACAAGGAAGTGAAGATCAACTGCGCGGCGGCAGACTTCGGTATCAAGACCGGCCTGGCCACGACACGCTTGTTTGTGTTCGATACCGAGAACGCGATCATCTACATCGACGGCACGGCGAACATGGCGACCGAACAGCTGGACCTCACCATCACGCCGGAGTCCAAGGGCTTTCGGCTGTTCTCCCTGCGTTCGCCGCTGTACGTCAACGGTCCGTTTATCAAGCCTAATGCGGGCGTGAAAGCCATTCCTCTGGCCCTGCGCGGCGCCGGCATGGTCGCGCTGGGCGTCATCGCCGGCCCAGCCGCCGGGTTGCTGGCATTGGTAGCACCGAGCGGCGATGAGCCGAACCAGTGCGCACCGTTGCTGCAGCAGATGAAGGAAGGCAAAGCACCGAAAACCGTGAAGTAA
- a CDS encoding TetR family transcriptional regulator translates to MLPRAEQKQQTRLALMDAARHLMECGRGFGSLSLREVAKTAGIVPTGFYRHFDDMDQLGLVLVSEVGQTFRATIRLVRHNEFVMGGIIDASVRIFLDVVSANRSQFLFLAREQYGGCLAVRQAIGALREDITSDLAADLTLMPKLQHLDAEGLHVMADLIVKSVFATLPDIIDPPAQALPAHLTPQAKITQQLRFIFIGLKHWQGLGSTE, encoded by the coding sequence ATGCTGCCCCGCGCTGAACAGAAGCAACAGACCCGCCTCGCTTTGATGGACGCAGCCCGCCATCTGATGGAGTGTGGCCGCGGGTTCGGCAGCCTGAGCCTGCGCGAAGTGGCCAAGACCGCTGGCATTGTGCCGACCGGCTTCTATCGCCATTTTGACGACATGGATCAGCTGGGCCTGGTGCTGGTAAGTGAAGTCGGCCAAACCTTCCGCGCCACAATTCGCCTGGTACGCCACAACGAGTTCGTGATGGGCGGCATCATTGATGCATCCGTGCGGATTTTTCTGGATGTGGTGTCGGCCAACCGATCGCAATTTTTGTTCCTGGCCCGCGAGCAATACGGCGGCTGCCTGGCCGTGCGCCAAGCCATCGGCGCCTTGCGCGAAGACATCACCAGTGACCTGGCGGCTGACCTCACGCTGATGCCCAAGCTCCAGCACCTGGATGCCGAAGGCCTGCACGTGATGGCCGACCTGATCGTCAAAAGTGTATTCGCCACCCTGCCCGACATTATCGACCCGCCGGCCCAGGCCCTGCCTGCCCACCTCACGCCCCAGGCGAAAATCACACAGCAATTGCGCTTTATCTTCATCGGCCTCAAGCATTGGCAAGGCCTGGGCAGCACCGAGTAA
- a CDS encoding LysR substrate-binding domain-containing protein, with translation MEPLMFASLPLTALRTFESASRLLSFKAAAQELSVTPTAVSHQIRALETWLGVRLFERLPRQVRLTEGGERLFHSVHGALLDVAQSVDSLRPQRSAGHLTVSTTPAFAALWLVPRLGRFYTAHPDINLRLDTQCEVVDLQQDASIDLVIRYSIGDYPNLYGQCLFDECFAVYGAPDVVARASAQVPTLISVRWHNSRLYALGWQAWCEKAGETWLNHALPLREYDEEHYALQAAIAGQGLVLASNILVSESVATGLLVPYRPQISVQGAGYSALCVPGRERHPPVRAFFQWVQAQAKLPGQAL, from the coding sequence ATGGAGCCCCTGATGTTTGCCTCGCTGCCCCTTACTGCCCTGCGCACCTTTGAATCAGCCTCGCGCCTGTTGAGCTTCAAGGCTGCTGCCCAGGAACTGTCGGTCACACCCACGGCGGTGTCCCACCAGATCCGCGCGCTGGAAACCTGGCTGGGCGTGCGATTGTTCGAACGCCTGCCGCGGCAGGTGCGCCTGACCGAAGGCGGCGAGCGCTTGTTTCACAGCGTGCACGGCGCCCTGCTGGACGTGGCGCAAAGCGTCGACAGCCTGCGCCCGCAGCGCAGCGCCGGCCATCTCACGGTGTCCACTACGCCGGCGTTTGCAGCCCTGTGGCTGGTGCCTCGACTGGGACGCTTCTATACCGCCCACCCGGATATCAATTTGCGCCTGGACACCCAGTGCGAGGTGGTCGACCTGCAGCAGGACGCCAGCATCGATCTGGTGATTCGCTACAGCATCGGCGATTACCCGAATCTCTACGGCCAGTGCCTGTTCGATGAGTGCTTTGCGGTGTATGGCGCGCCTGACGTGGTCGCGCGGGCCAGCGCGCAAGTGCCGACGCTGATCAGCGTGCGCTGGCACAATTCCCGGCTCTATGCCCTCGGCTGGCAAGCCTGGTGCGAAAAGGCCGGCGAGACTTGGCTGAACCACGCACTGCCGTTGCGCGAATACGACGAAGAGCATTACGCGCTGCAGGCGGCGATCGCCGGCCAGGGCTTGGTGCTGGCGAGCAATATTCTGGTGTCGGAAAGCGTTGCCACCGGCTTACTGGTGCCCTACCGGCCGCAGATCAGCGTGCAAGGGGCCGGTTACAGTGCGCTTTGCGTGCCGGGCCGTGAACGGCATCCGCCGGTGCGCGCGTTTTTCCAGTGGGTACAGGCGCAAGCGAAGCTGCCCGGTCAGGCACTTTAA
- a CDS encoding SDR family oxidoreductase, with protein MSDTLFITGATSGFGEACARRFADAGWKLVLTGRRADRLNALVEELSKQTEVHGLVVDVRDRKGMEDAIANLPPSFAKLRGLINNAGLAVGTDPAPKCSLDDWETMVDTNIKGLLTTTSLLLPRLIAHGRGAGIINLGSIAGSYPYPGSHVYGGSKAFVKQFSLNLRCDLQGTGVRVTNIEPGLCESEFSLVRFGGDQARYDATYAGAEPIQPQDIADTIFWVLNTPAHVNINRLELMPVSQTWAGFAIERGAK; from the coding sequence ATGTCCGACACGCTGTTTATTACTGGCGCAACCTCAGGTTTCGGCGAAGCCTGCGCCCGCCGCTTTGCCGACGCCGGTTGGAAACTGGTGCTCACCGGCCGTCGTGCCGACCGTTTGAATGCACTGGTCGAAGAGCTTTCCAAGCAAACCGAAGTGCACGGGCTGGTCGTGGACGTTCGTGACCGCAAGGGCATGGAAGACGCCATCGCCAACCTGCCGCCATCGTTCGCCAAGCTGCGCGGGCTGATCAACAACGCCGGCCTGGCCGTGGGCACTGACCCTGCGCCCAAGTGCAGCCTCGACGATTGGGAAACCATGGTCGACACCAACATCAAAGGCCTGCTGACCACCACCAGCCTGCTGCTGCCACGCCTGATCGCTCACGGCCGTGGCGCCGGGATCATCAACCTGGGTTCCATCGCCGGCAGCTACCCGTACCCGGGCAGCCACGTGTATGGCGGCTCCAAGGCGTTCGTGAAGCAGTTCTCGCTGAACCTGCGTTGCGACCTGCAAGGCACCGGCGTGCGCGTGACCAACATCGAACCAGGCCTGTGCGAGAGTGAATTCTCGCTGGTGCGCTTCGGCGGCGACCAGGCGCGTTACGACGCGACCTACGCCGGTGCTGAGCCGATCCAGCCGCAGGACATTGCCGACACCATCTTCTGGGTGCTGAACACGCCGGCGCACGTGAATATCAACCGGTTGGAATTGATGCCGGTTAGCCAGACTTGGGCTGGGTTTGCGATTGAGCGTGGGGCCAAGTAA
- a CDS encoding bacterioferritin has protein sequence MTEAHLTDVATLRSRARQNVENGAVTEGYDADREEIIRLLNASLATELVCVLRYKRHYFMATGLKASVAADEFLEHATQEAEHADKLAERIVQLGGEPEFNPDLLSKNSHAQYVAGNNLKEMVYEDLVAERIAVDSYREIIQYIGDKDPTTRRIFEEILAQEEEHADDMADILQDL, from the coding sequence ATGACTGAAGCACATTTGACTGACGTTGCGACCCTGCGCTCACGCGCCCGCCAGAACGTCGAAAACGGCGCCGTCACCGAAGGCTACGACGCTGACCGCGAAGAAATCATTCGCCTGCTCAATGCGTCGCTGGCTACCGAGCTGGTGTGCGTGCTGCGCTACAAACGCCACTACTTCATGGCCACCGGCCTGAAAGCCAGCGTCGCGGCCGATGAGTTCCTGGAGCACGCCACCCAGGAAGCCGAGCACGCCGACAAACTGGCCGAGCGCATCGTGCAGCTGGGCGGCGAGCCGGAATTCAACCCCGACTTGCTGTCGAAAAACTCCCACGCTCAATACGTGGCCGGCAACAACCTGAAGGAAATGGTCTACGAAGACCTGGTAGCCGAGCGCATTGCCGTGGACAGCTACCGCGAAATCATCCAGTACATCGGCGACAAAGACCCGACCACGCGTCGCATCTTTGAAGAAATCCTGGCCCAGGAAGAAGAACACGCCGACGACATGGCGGATATTCTGCAGGACCTGTAA
- a CDS encoding AGE family epimerase/isomerase, whose translation MPTAPSSASQPSLNAVLTHFHDLIVPLWQGPGWNAELALPYEALDAHHQPLPPQRYRAMACARQLYLFASLIGEPQSAFAEARAAALFRSLQRHFHDAEHGGWFYSIDAHGKPLDKRKDLYTHAFIIFACAHYWAKVREPLVESVLDAALAVVADRFATGDGLYEAVLERNWSSLKSGPLQNPLMHLAEGFLATLAVREDAVTQDALLDLATAMQKRFIDRQHGVMMEKPLGAVDNWFEPGHQFEWFFLLASSDVLRGTALHASLTRAFAYAELKGVDKSSGAVSGMLALDGTVRDGTQRIWAQAEYLRALTLRPASEAVLQRQLLALQQHFLHDKGWHECLDAKGAVSRRDMPSTTPYHLATCYQGLIQYLG comes from the coding sequence ATGCCCACCGCTCCAAGTTCCGCCTCCCAGCCTTCGTTGAATGCCGTGCTCACGCACTTCCATGACCTGATCGTGCCGCTGTGGCAGGGCCCGGGCTGGAATGCCGAGCTGGCGTTGCCCTATGAGGCGCTGGACGCCCATCACCAGCCTTTGCCCCCGCAACGCTACCGGGCCATGGCCTGCGCGCGGCAGCTGTACCTGTTCGCCAGCCTGATCGGTGAGCCCCAGTCGGCGTTTGCCGAAGCGCGCGCGGCGGCGCTGTTTCGCTCCCTGCAACGGCACTTTCACGACGCCGAGCACGGCGGCTGGTTCTACAGCATCGACGCGCACGGCAAGCCGCTGGATAAGCGCAAAGACCTCTACACCCACGCCTTTATCATCTTCGCCTGTGCCCACTACTGGGCCAAAGTGCGTGAACCGTTGGTGGAATCGGTGCTCGATGCGGCGCTGGCCGTGGTCGCCGACCGTTTCGCCACAGGCGACGGCCTGTACGAAGCAGTATTGGAACGCAACTGGTCATCCCTCAAGTCCGGCCCGCTGCAAAACCCGCTGATGCACTTGGCCGAAGGCTTTCTCGCCACCCTGGCCGTGCGTGAAGACGCCGTCACCCAAGATGCACTGCTGGACCTTGCCACGGCCATGCAGAAGCGCTTCATCGACCGCCAGCACGGCGTGATGATGGAAAAACCACTGGGCGCTGTGGATAACTGGTTTGAGCCGGGCCACCAGTTCGAATGGTTCTTTTTGCTGGCGTCTTCAGACGTGCTTCGCGGCACCGCGCTGCATGCCTCGTTGACGCGGGCGTTTGCCTACGCCGAGCTCAAGGGTGTGGATAAATCGAGCGGCGCGGTCAGCGGCATGCTCGCCCTGGACGGCACGGTGCGCGATGGCACTCAACGGATCTGGGCCCAGGCTGAATACCTGCGCGCGCTGACCTTGCGGCCTGCCAGCGAGGCGGTGCTGCAACGCCAATTGCTGGCGCTGCAACAGCACTTTTTGCATGACAAAGGCTGGCATGAATGCCTGGATGCCAAGGGCGCCGTGAGCCGACGGGACATGCCGTCGACCACGCCGTATCACTTGGCGACCTGCTATCAGGGTTTGATCCAGTATCTAGGCTGA
- a CDS encoding C40 family peptidase, with the protein MFKGFTCLVIFSLWCAAGSVAANALPGAPITRVVDRAHALLGTPYNGSGNSVGQGFDCSGLLVYLFKTEANIRLPRTTTQMHRSSAATVQRAALKPGDAVFFKGNGSGQVSHVGLYVGKGKFIHSPSTGKRVRIDSLSSRYWKKHYTTAKRFHAAG; encoded by the coding sequence ATGTTCAAAGGCTTTACGTGTCTGGTCATTTTCAGTCTGTGGTGCGCCGCGGGGTCGGTTGCGGCCAATGCGCTGCCTGGCGCGCCGATCACGCGTGTTGTCGACCGCGCCCATGCGTTGCTCGGCACACCCTATAACGGCAGCGGCAACAGCGTCGGCCAAGGGTTCGATTGCAGCGGCCTGCTGGTCTACCTGTTCAAGACCGAAGCCAACATCCGCCTGCCGCGCACTACAACGCAGATGCACCGATCAAGCGCCGCGACGGTTCAGAGAGCCGCGCTCAAGCCGGGCGATGCGGTGTTTTTCAAAGGCAATGGCAGTGGGCAGGTCAGCCATGTCGGCCTGTATGTGGGCAAAGGCAAATTTATCCATTCGCCCAGCACCGGCAAACGCGTGCGCATCGATTCGTTGAGCAGCCGCTATTGGAAAAAGCACTACACCACCGCCAAACGCTTTCACGCGGCGGGCTGA
- the ureE gene encoding urease accessory protein UreE: MLVIHRRIAPQTLWAAELLLNFEARSKSRLRCFSADGEDVGLFLERGQPPLHDGEFLQAEDGRVVRVVARPEQLLHVTCSSAFELTRAAYHLGNRHVALQVGDGWLRLLDDYVLKAMLEQLGAQTETLEAPFQPEHGAYGGGHHHSRHGDEDFNYPPKLHQFGVRP; encoded by the coding sequence ATGCTGGTGATCCACCGCCGAATCGCGCCTCAAACCCTTTGGGCCGCTGAGCTGCTGCTGAATTTCGAAGCACGCAGCAAAAGCCGGCTGCGCTGTTTCAGTGCTGACGGCGAAGACGTCGGCCTGTTTCTGGAGCGCGGTCAGCCGCCGTTGCATGATGGCGAGTTCCTACAGGCTGAAGACGGACGCGTCGTACGCGTCGTCGCGCGCCCTGAACAACTGCTGCACGTCACCTGCAGCAGTGCGTTTGAATTGACCCGCGCCGCCTACCACCTCGGCAACCGCCACGTCGCCCTGCAAGTGGGCGATGGCTGGCTACGCCTGCTGGATGACTACGTGCTCAAGGCCATGCTCGAACAGCTCGGTGCGCAGACCGAAACCCTCGAAGCGCCGTTCCAACCGGAACACGGCGCCTACGGCGGCGGCCATCATCATTCGCGCCATGGCGACGAAGACTTCAACTACCCGCCCAAGCTGCACCAGTTCGGCGTACGTCCATGA
- a CDS encoding urease accessory protein UreF, with product MNPAWALLRLASPQLPIGGYSYSQGLEMAVENGRVNDAASARRWISDQLLLNLARFEAPLLLAHCRAAADQDWPRLTQLCEEHRASRETRELYQESRQMGYSLQQLLSGLPELDAAARAFVDSCAEPHLALGWALAARAWQISPDDALAAWLWSWLENQLAVLMKTLPLGQQAAQRLTSELLPLLQQAQHDASRLDPDSFGSAAFGLSLACMAHERQYSRLFRS from the coding sequence ATGAACCCAGCCTGGGCGCTGTTGCGTCTGGCCAGTCCGCAATTGCCGATTGGTGGCTACAGCTATTCCCAAGGCCTGGAAATGGCCGTGGAAAATGGCCGCGTCAATGATGCCGCCAGCGCCCGTCGCTGGATCAGCGACCAGTTGCTGCTCAACCTGGCGCGCTTCGAAGCGCCCTTGCTGCTCGCCCATTGCCGCGCGGCGGCGGACCAGGACTGGCCGCGCCTGACACAGTTATGCGAAGAACACCGCGCCAGCCGCGAAACCCGCGAGCTGTACCAGGAGAGCCGGCAAATGGGCTACTCCCTGCAGCAACTGCTCAGTGGTTTGCCGGAACTGGACGCCGCCGCGCGCGCATTTGTGGACAGCTGCGCCGAACCGCACCTGGCCCTGGGCTGGGCGCTGGCGGCCCGCGCGTGGCAGATCAGCCCGGATGACGCCCTCGCCGCCTGGCTATGGAGCTGGCTGGAAAACCAGCTTGCCGTGCTGATGAAAACCTTGCCGTTGGGCCAGCAAGCCGCCCAGCGCCTGACCAGTGAGCTGCTGCCATTGCTGCAGCAAGCCCAACACGACGCCAGCCGCCTGGACCCCGACTCTTTTGGCAGCGCCGCCTTCGGCCTGTCCCTGGCGTGCATGGCCCATGAGCGCCAGTACAGCCGCCTGTTCCGTTCCTAA
- a CDS encoding FMN-dependent NADH-azoreductase — MKKILVVHASPRGERSHSRRLAESFLDAWQAANPDAQITRREVGRAFIPHVSEAFVAANFYPEPQSLPKVMKADLQLSDELVGELIEHERLVISMPLYNFGVPSGLKAWIDQIVRMGLTFDISHDSQGIAHYQPLLKGKRALIITSRGGNGFGPGGENEAMNHADPHLRTVLGYIGIDDIRVIAAEGEESDKSVFLRACEEAERQLHDLAGHF, encoded by the coding sequence ATGAAAAAAATACTAGTGGTCCACGCCAGCCCGCGTGGCGAACGTTCTCACTCCCGGCGTTTGGCCGAATCGTTTCTCGATGCCTGGCAGGCGGCCAACCCTGATGCGCAGATCACCCGGCGCGAAGTCGGTCGGGCTTTTATTCCGCATGTCAGCGAGGCGTTCGTCGCGGCAAATTTTTACCCCGAGCCGCAGTCCCTGCCGAAGGTGATGAAGGCCGACCTGCAACTGAGTGACGAGCTGGTCGGCGAGCTGATTGAACATGAGCGGCTGGTGATTTCCATGCCGCTGTACAACTTCGGTGTACCCAGCGGCCTCAAGGCCTGGATCGATCAAATCGTGCGCATGGGGCTGACCTTCGACATCAGTCACGACAGCCAGGGCATCGCGCACTACCAGCCGTTGCTCAAGGGCAAGCGCGCACTGATCATCACCAGCCGCGGCGGCAACGGGTTTGGCCCCGGTGGCGAAAACGAGGCGATGAACCACGCCGACCCGCACCTGCGCACGGTGCTGGGTTACATCGGCATCGATGACATTCGGGTGATCGCTGCCGAAGGTGAAGAGTCGGACAAAAGCGTGTTCCTGCGTGCCTGTGAGGAAGCCGAGCGCCAGCTGCACGACCTGGCGGGGCATTTCTAA